One window of the Spirochaetia bacterium 38H-sp genome contains the following:
- a CDS encoding Tex family protein: MEITQDFIDSLTIDESAIITEIAKKLEISSAQVAATIGLFKEGCTVPFIARYRKEVTGSLDEVKVRDIDHMFKSAVNLETRRIDIIRAIFAQGKLTEELYKNIKKASSHTELEDIYAPYKKKKKTRGMIAEEKGLAPLAEAMKVMEESALRIKAAEFVKENKENPELSVSSIDEALQGAMDIIAEQVAQDSDNRKRIKDFYLKDGRIIVKGRGDEEKAKTSTYKMYWDFNEPLSQIKPHRILAINRGEREGELSVTVDVDENAATELLWRQYEIHNDYHKTAIEDGLKRLLSPAVIREIRGDKNAEADEHGISVFGENLKNLLMQQPIKGTRVLGIDPGIRTGTKCAALDETGKYLGSFVIHQNSPEEAKKTLLEGIKKYDLQLIAVGNGTGSHEVVELVAQMITENNLDVLYTVVDEDGASVYSASDIAREEFPDLDLTIRGAISIGRRLQDPLAELVKIDPKSIGVGLYQHDVNQKKLSESLDEVVQSVVNNVGVNLNTASFSLLKYVSGINNTLAKNLVKYREEKGKIKSRAELLLVPGMGPKSFQQCAGFLKIAESPDPLDNTWVHPENYEIAREIYEIIKKKGRLEAAERKALKEKYGVGDTTIADIEEELKKPNRDPRQDYPAPVMQKGILSFEDLNEGMKIKGKVKNVVDFGAFVDVGIKETALIHISEMSDSYVRNPMDVLKVGDIREFTIIELDRDRRRISLSLKSNAGKRQTDNKSRITSNSSSSTSDKKSADSERRRNSSSFSTKDDGLTYNPFAEAFKNLKK, translated from the coding sequence ATGGAAATAACACAGGATTTTATAGACAGCCTGACCATAGACGAGTCAGCAATAATTACAGAAATTGCAAAGAAGCTTGAGATTAGCAGTGCTCAGGTTGCCGCAACAATAGGTCTTTTTAAAGAAGGGTGCACAGTACCGTTTATTGCAAGGTATCGCAAAGAGGTTACCGGCAGCCTGGATGAGGTAAAGGTAAGAGATATTGACCACATGTTTAAGAGTGCGGTCAATCTTGAGACAAGAAGAATAGATATAATAAGAGCGATTTTTGCACAGGGGAAGCTTACAGAAGAGCTTTATAAGAATATAAAAAAGGCTTCCTCTCACACTGAGCTGGAGGATATATACGCTCCATACAAGAAAAAGAAAAAAACACGCGGCATGATTGCAGAGGAAAAAGGGCTCGCTCCTCTTGCAGAGGCAATGAAGGTCATGGAGGAGTCTGCACTCAGGATAAAGGCTGCAGAGTTTGTAAAAGAGAACAAGGAAAACCCAGAGCTTTCTGTCTCAAGCATTGATGAAGCACTGCAGGGAGCAATGGATATCATTGCCGAGCAGGTTGCGCAGGATTCTGATAACAGAAAACGAATTAAAGATTTTTATCTCAAAGACGGTAGGATAATTGTAAAGGGCAGAGGAGATGAGGAAAAAGCAAAGACCAGCACATACAAGATGTACTGGGATTTTAATGAGCCTTTATCACAGATAAAGCCCCACAGAATTCTTGCAATAAACCGAGGAGAACGCGAGGGTGAGCTTTCTGTTACAGTAGATGTGGATGAGAATGCCGCTACAGAACTTTTGTGGCGGCAGTATGAGATACATAACGATTACCATAAAACAGCAATAGAAGACGGACTCAAGAGGTTGCTTTCTCCAGCTGTAATAAGAGAGATAAGGGGTGATAAAAACGCTGAGGCCGATGAGCACGGTATTTCCGTTTTTGGCGAAAATCTCAAGAATCTACTAATGCAGCAGCCTATCAAAGGAACTCGGGTGCTTGGTATAGATCCGGGTATCAGAACAGGTACAAAATGTGCTGCACTGGACGAGACAGGCAAGTACCTTGGCAGCTTTGTAATACATCAAAACAGTCCGGAAGAAGCAAAGAAAACACTACTGGAAGGTATAAAAAAATACGACCTGCAACTAATAGCCGTGGGTAATGGTACAGGCAGCCACGAAGTTGTTGAGCTAGTAGCTCAGATGATTACAGAAAACAATCTGGATGTTCTATACACTGTTGTAGACGAGGACGGTGCATCTGTTTATTCTGCAAGCGATATAGCAAGAGAAGAGTTTCCTGACCTGGATCTAACCATAAGAGGAGCTATTTCTATAGGCAGAAGGCTTCAGGATCCGCTTGCAGAGCTTGTTAAGATTGATCCCAAGTCAATCGGTGTGGGGCTTTATCAGCATGATGTCAATCAGAAAAAACTCTCGGAAAGTCTGGATGAGGTTGTACAATCTGTTGTAAATAATGTAGGGGTCAATCTCAATACGGCAAGTTTTTCCCTGCTTAAATATGTCTCAGGTATCAATAATACACTTGCCAAAAACCTGGTAAAATACAGGGAAGAAAAAGGCAAGATAAAAAGCAGGGCAGAGCTGCTTCTGGTCCCGGGAATGGGTCCCAAGAGTTTTCAGCAATGTGCGGGATTTCTAAAGATTGCAGAGAGTCCAGACCCTCTGGATAATACATGGGTACATCCGGAGAACTACGAGATTGCAAGAGAGATATACGAGATAATAAAGAAAAAAGGCAGGCTTGAGGCGGCAGAACGTAAGGCCCTCAAGGAAAAATATGGCGTAGGAGATACTACAATAGCGGATATAGAGGAAGAGTTAAAAAAGCCCAACAGAGACCCACGTCAGGATTATCCTGCCCCTGTTATGCAGAAGGGTATCTTATCTTTTGAAGACCTCAATGAGGGTATGAAGATAAAAGGCAAGGTCAAAAATGTTGTGGATTTTGGTGCTTTTGTGGATGTTGGGATAAAGGAAACAGCTCTTATCCATATAAGCGAAATGTCAGATAGCTATGTCAGAAATCCCATGGATGTATTAAAGGTAGGCGATATCAGAGAGTTTACCATAATAGAGCTGGATAGAGATAGAAGACGCATCAGCCTGTCGCTCAAAAGCAATGCTGGAAAAAGGCAGACAGATAACAAGTCAAGAATAACCAGCAATTCTTCTTCCTCCACCTCAGATAAAAAGAGTGCCGACAGTGAAAGGAGGAGAAACAGCTCGTCTTTTTCCACAAAAGACGATGGTTTGACATACAATCCTTTTGCAGAAGCTTTTAAGAATCTAAAGAAATAG
- a CDS encoding phosphatidate cytidylyltransferase has translation MEKTYDLRSIEQEFLRKSIHMSIALSPTVANFIGVLPTIFLLGMGTIVYTVMEAMRVSGLNVGVVSAITSMVTREREKNGFVIAPITLGTGAMLALLLYPAPAATIAIYALAFGDGFASLVGKSIKTVKIPFTGGKSLGGSLACFFAVYFSAYPLLDDPYKAIIVAVSSTIIEMIPSKDLDNMIMPVGTGMIASLML, from the coding sequence ATGGAAAAAACATATGATTTAAGAAGCATAGAGCAGGAATTCCTTAGAAAAAGCATACATATGAGTATTGCCCTCTCTCCCACGGTAGCAAATTTTATAGGGGTACTCCCTACAATTTTTTTACTAGGAATGGGAACCATAGTTTACACTGTTATGGAAGCTATGAGAGTTTCCGGCCTTAATGTGGGTGTTGTTTCTGCAATAACCTCCATGGTAACCAGAGAAAGGGAGAAAAATGGATTTGTAATCGCTCCTATTACTCTTGGTACTGGTGCTATGCTTGCTCTGCTTCTCTATCCTGCACCTGCGGCAACAATAGCAATATATGCTCTTGCCTTTGGTGATGGTTTTGCCAGTCTTGTAGGAAAAAGTATAAAGACCGTGAAAATTCCTTTTACAGGTGGCAAAAGCCTTGGCGGCAGTTTGGCTTGTTTTTTTGCTGTTTACTTTTCTGCATATCCTTTGCTTGATGATCCGTATAAGGCAATAATCGTCGCTGTGTCTTCAACGATTATAGAGATGATTCCCTCCAAGGATTTGGATAATATGATTATGCCTGTTGGTACAGGAATGATAGCAAGTCTTATGTTATAA
- a CDS encoding CapA family protein: MSRKISLIAFFISFSCYSLYSPVDLPLRQLPELAPYVFLTFAGDLMAHNVNYETPNYDEIYKDIKSIISSDDISFCNLETVLQKDKPNSTFPFFSVKPAYVEAAIKAGFDVFSIANNHSCDQGKTGVFSTIDNLMELAKTYKIAFNGAVEDKKDLFVPTEIRIKDISIGFLAVTAFLNAQDGAEYINRKYFYNSKLKKELLEQIKKNRSKYDLFILSVHAGTEYAQKPDKKKADFFKEAILAGVDIIWAHHPHVLQPYKIYIQDNRIKGIVMYSMGNLISGQTWFITPGDYKADRAPTGDSLLLGIKVRKNLQEVEILPARIYPISHYIKGRGVYIKTYRTLLDDNFKQDTKWKEYYKERYNVLLDFWNPEIEYLK; this comes from the coding sequence ATGAGTAGAAAGATATCTCTTATTGCTTTTTTTATAAGTTTTTCCTGCTACAGTCTATATAGCCCTGTGGATCTACCATTAAGACAGCTGCCGGAGCTTGCTCCTTATGTGTTTCTTACCTTTGCAGGCGATCTTATGGCTCACAACGTCAATTATGAGACACCAAACTACGATGAGATATACAAGGATATAAAATCCATAATAAGCAGCGATGATATAAGCTTTTGTAACCTGGAAACTGTGCTACAAAAAGATAAACCCAACTCCACCTTTCCTTTTTTTTCCGTCAAGCCAGCATATGTGGAAGCAGCAATAAAAGCTGGCTTTGATGTTTTTTCCATAGCCAATAATCATAGCTGTGATCAGGGTAAAACTGGAGTATTTTCCACCATAGATAACCTTATGGAGCTTGCCAAAACCTATAAAATAGCTTTTAACGGAGCTGTAGAGGATAAAAAAGACTTGTTTGTTCCTACAGAGATACGTATAAAAGATATAAGCATAGGCTTTCTGGCTGTAACAGCCTTTCTAAATGCGCAAGACGGTGCAGAATATATCAACAGAAAATATTTTTATAACAGCAAACTTAAGAAAGAACTTCTTGAACAGATAAAAAAGAACAGGAGTAAATACGATCTTTTTATTCTTTCTGTGCATGCAGGCACAGAATATGCACAAAAACCGGATAAGAAGAAAGCTGATTTTTTTAAAGAAGCAATTCTTGCAGGTGTGGATATAATCTGGGCCCATCATCCTCATGTGCTCCAGCCTTATAAAATATATATACAGGACAATAGAATAAAAGGCATTGTGATGTATTCTATGGGGAACCTTATATCCGGACAAACCTGGTTTATAACACCTGGCGATTATAAAGCTGATAGAGCACCTACAGGCGACTCGCTGCTTCTTGGCATCAAAGTCAGAAAAAACTTGCAGGAAGTTGAGATACTACCTGCAAGAATATATCCCATAAGCCATTATATAAAAGGCAGGGGCGTCTATATCAAAACATACAGAACTCTTCTTGATGATAATTTTAAACAAGACACCAAATGGAAAGAATATTACAAAGAAAGATACAATGTCCTACTGGATTTTTGGAATCCAGAGATAGAATATCTAAAATAA
- a CDS encoding M23 family metallopeptidase gives MKKLVLLFIFFATALGIFSQDFAELSFVQEDGYVTIKANNNLDIPVSVVITYLKGADTNQELPLILPPIPSSAKNQAIGRIKQQEGKKLSIKWISMPGSITDNHPDEDFLYIFPFQHGTKHRVDQGFNGSFTHKNDNRYAIDFAMDIGTPVCAARSGIVAYVKEDSSTGGPSASYANDANYILIYHADGTFGNYVHLKKDGAIVKPGDRVEAGQVIGYSGNTGQSSGPHLHFDVRIPTTHGLQSIPIQFLNYDAKPVIPQEGEYYYALHPGKEPFKVILGSLLKNEHFTDYQAVIEKKDKIIFRTEDVDSTTVVFIGNGFDYPVEITVELLLTNMEASTQKKITLTLPPLTERFLTILRPTEGAASWRYGYRYTYKRTE, from the coding sequence ATGAAAAAACTTGTCTTGCTTTTTATATTTTTTGCCACAGCTCTGGGCATATTCTCACAGGATTTTGCAGAGCTTTCTTTTGTCCAAGAGGATGGCTATGTAACAATAAAAGCCAATAACAATCTGGATATCCCTGTATCCGTTGTCATAACTTATCTCAAGGGAGCGGATACAAACCAAGAACTCCCGCTTATTCTCCCACCTATTCCCTCTTCTGCAAAAAATCAGGCAATAGGCCGCATAAAGCAGCAGGAAGGCAAAAAGCTGAGTATCAAATGGATAAGCATGCCGGGAAGCATCACGGATAACCATCCAGACGAGGATTTTCTATATATATTTCCTTTCCAGCATGGAACAAAACACAGAGTGGATCAGGGCTTTAATGGTTCTTTTACCCATAAAAACGACAATCGTTATGCCATAGACTTTGCCATGGATATAGGCACTCCTGTTTGCGCTGCAAGAAGCGGGATTGTTGCATACGTAAAGGAAGATTCTTCCACCGGAGGGCCATCAGCATCCTATGCCAATGATGCCAACTACATATTGATTTATCATGCGGACGGAACTTTTGGAAATTACGTGCATCTCAAAAAAGATGGAGCAATAGTCAAGCCTGGAGACAGAGTAGAAGCAGGGCAAGTCATAGGCTACAGCGGTAACACAGGACAGAGCTCGGGACCACATCTGCACTTTGACGTGCGCATACCCACAACACACGGACTTCAGTCTATACCCATACAGTTTCTCAACTATGACGCTAAGCCCGTTATCCCTCAAGAAGGCGAATACTATTACGCCCTGCACCCAGGCAAAGAGCCCTTTAAGGTTATTTTGGGAAGTCTCTTAAAAAATGAGCACTTTACAGATTACCAAGCCGTCATAGAAAAAAAAGACAAAATAATATTTAGAACAGAGGATGTGGACAGCACTACAGTAGTATTTATAGGCAACGGCTTTGACTATCCTGTGGAAATCACAGTAGAACTGCTGCTTACCAACATGGAAGCCAGCACACAAAAAAAGATTACACTCACACTCCCCCCGCTCACAGAACGCTTTCTCACTATCTTAAGACCCACAGAAGGTGCTGCATCCTGGAGATACGGATACCGCTATACCTATAAACGCACAGAATAG
- a CDS encoding TIM-barrel domain-containing protein, which yields MYRIESGRVIVGNKVRLSCLCTGLIRIQYAKSGVFEDRQSVRAIGGRGSVGFDSVEEIPGGIRLQSGDFYLHYMFCDMDEWERALSAYHNDKLVWQPDMIDSDNLGGVHLGMDCIQRGIIPEGVHSADKNYHPNSTEYHLWNYVFAEEGTQPDAHYYGGLVTIEQLLAREKLETLVPQVRKIIEERKKYPPSFLSRSGYFLYNDSCTAVYDDSGWPVERKACETDWYLFLYGRDYSLAYRQYLCLFGRSEMLPRYVLGLWFSRFPTYRREKIAELYECFSSLGVPLDVFVFDLEWHKGGWYGFDWDEERYPCYRALIASLKEKGVRLAVNIHPDGLPVSDSLFADFVKRAGIEDSYREKVVKGVFKPVDLSSKAEAEAFFDVFHKPLMDEAIDIMWIDGHASANIEGLDKQLWTNELYWRFLKNQRQNARPVILSRTEGFGSHRYPVHFTGDTYSQFEVLRSQVEYTLRAGHMAQSMVSHDIGGHMWRYKHLNPELLCRWYQFGAMSPIFRLHSSGGSERVPWEYDEFVERSFRQAMLWRYSLLPYFYTLMRESHDTGLPLCRSFSLFYPNWEDGLSVWDEYMLGDRILCTPFVRESSYRSVILPEGEWFYPVSGERYIGDGKSSFVLLGEADFTPPHFIKTGSILIKQSSALSASSLPRELVIELYPASLINDSISVYEDDGVSMEYSAGKFCYTNFSAKGDSRRVEISISYLGDVSVIPEGRSFSMRVFCDNGFKLLADDRVMFSYKKKDEDLYPVQRYYECKVPYGTKKFSIVFV from the coding sequence GTGTACAGGATAGAATCCGGCCGGGTAATTGTTGGCAATAAGGTTCGTTTGAGTTGTCTTTGTACCGGGCTTATCAGGATACAGTATGCAAAGAGCGGTGTTTTTGAGGATAGACAGAGTGTAAGGGCTATAGGTGGAAGGGGCTCTGTGGGGTTTGACAGTGTAGAGGAGATTCCCGGAGGGATTAGGCTACAAAGTGGAGATTTTTATCTGCACTATATGTTTTGCGATATGGATGAGTGGGAAAGGGCTCTTAGTGCTTACCATAATGATAAACTTGTTTGGCAACCCGATATGATAGATAGTGATAACCTTGGCGGAGTGCATCTGGGGATGGATTGTATACAGAGGGGGATTATTCCTGAGGGTGTCCATTCTGCCGATAAAAATTATCATCCCAATAGTACGGAGTATCATCTGTGGAATTATGTTTTTGCAGAGGAGGGCACACAGCCAGATGCCCATTATTATGGTGGACTTGTTACTATAGAGCAGCTTCTTGCAAGAGAAAAACTAGAGACTCTTGTCCCGCAGGTTAGAAAAATAATAGAAGAAAGAAAAAAGTATCCGCCTTCTTTTTTGAGTAGATCGGGTTATTTTTTGTATAACGATTCTTGTACTGCAGTGTATGATGATAGTGGCTGGCCTGTTGAAAGAAAAGCTTGTGAGACTGACTGGTATCTTTTTCTTTACGGAAGGGACTATTCTCTTGCATACAGACAGTATCTATGCTTGTTTGGCAGAAGTGAGATGCTTCCAAGGTATGTGCTGGGCTTATGGTTTAGCAGATTTCCAACATACCGGAGAGAGAAGATTGCAGAGTTATATGAGTGTTTTTCTAGTCTAGGTGTCCCCTTGGATGTGTTTGTCTTTGACCTTGAGTGGCATAAAGGTGGATGGTATGGTTTTGATTGGGATGAGGAGCGATATCCCTGTTATAGAGCTTTGATTGCCAGTCTGAAAGAAAAGGGTGTCAGACTTGCCGTAAATATTCATCCAGACGGATTGCCTGTTAGTGATTCTCTTTTTGCTGATTTTGTAAAAAGAGCAGGAATAGAAGATAGTTACAGAGAAAAGGTTGTAAAAGGTGTTTTTAAACCTGTTGATCTTTCTTCAAAGGCCGAGGCCGAGGCTTTTTTTGATGTTTTTCATAAACCCCTTATGGATGAAGCTATAGATATCATGTGGATAGACGGGCATGCTTCCGCCAATATAGAAGGTCTGGATAAGCAGTTGTGGACCAATGAGCTTTATTGGCGCTTTTTAAAAAACCAGAGACAGAATGCAAGACCTGTTATCCTATCAAGGACAGAAGGTTTTGGCAGTCATAGGTATCCGGTTCATTTTACAGGTGATACTTACAGTCAGTTTGAGGTGCTTAGATCTCAGGTAGAATATACCCTCAGAGCAGGTCATATGGCTCAGTCCATGGTTTCTCATGATATAGGCGGACATATGTGGCGTTATAAGCATCTCAATCCGGAACTCCTTTGCAGATGGTATCAGTTTGGTGCTATGAGCCCTATTTTCAGGCTGCATTCTTCAGGTGGGAGTGAGAGAGTCCCATGGGAGTACGATGAGTTTGTAGAAAGGAGTTTTAGACAGGCTATGCTGTGGCGGTACTCTCTTCTTCCGTATTTTTATACTCTTATGAGAGAAAGCCATGATACGGGATTGCCTCTTTGTAGAAGTTTCTCACTCTTTTATCCCAATTGGGAAGATGGGCTATCTGTATGGGATGAGTATATGCTGGGGGACAGGATTCTTTGTACTCCTTTTGTAAGGGAATCTTCTTATAGGTCTGTCATACTTCCGGAGGGAGAGTGGTTTTATCCTGTAAGTGGAGAGAGATACATTGGCGACGGAAAATCTTCCTTTGTTCTTCTTGGAGAGGCTGATTTTACTCCGCCTCATTTTATAAAGACAGGCTCTATCCTTATAAAACAGTCCTCTGCTCTTTCTGCTTCTTCTTTGCCTCGGGAGCTTGTGATAGAGCTATATCCTGCCTCATTGATCAATGATTCCATATCTGTGTATGAAGACGATGGAGTTTCTATGGAGTATTCTGCAGGTAAATTCTGTTATACAAACTTTTCTGCAAAAGGAGACAGTAGGAGGGTAGAAATAAGTATATCCTATCTTGGAGACGTTTCTGTTATACCAGAGGGACGAAGTTTTTCTATGCGGGTGTTTTGTGATAATGGTTTTAAACTATTGGCAGATGACAGAGTCATGTTTTCTTATAAAAAAAAGGATGAAGACTTGTATCCCGTACAGAGGTATTATGAATGCAAGGTTCCCTACGGGACTAAGAAATTCTCTATTGTTTTTGTTTGA
- a CDS encoding potassium channel protein yields the protein MNITLRILLAVSLIAILLGVGTLGYSTIEGWNIIDSLYMAIITLTTVGFSEVAPLSNTGKLFTIIYIIMGIGSAGFAITTLFGYIFEGPMMQTLKERKMKLLKKRLNNHHIVCGYGAIGKEVVEEFNRAGIYHVLIDKNMPEEIINNPGYSIPIAGDANDEEVLKDAHIENANSLIATLNDDVGNLFLVMTARQLNPNIKIITEATEEMSVKKLRRVGADIVITPYKIVGKRIVQSLLKPSLTHFLDIVSDKDPDKTLKIEEFKIPAKSKLIGKSLKETDIGRQTGAIILAIADQHGKVRSNSNERENIAGIALQQGDSLIAIGNDEQLKKLETFLNT from the coding sequence ATGAATATAACACTTAGGATACTGCTTGCAGTGAGCCTCATAGCCATTCTCCTTGGAGTGGGAACCCTGGGCTACAGCACCATAGAAGGCTGGAACATCATAGATTCCCTATATATGGCAATAATAACCCTTACCACCGTAGGATTCTCAGAAGTTGCCCCTCTCTCTAATACCGGCAAACTTTTTACAATAATATACATTATCATGGGCATAGGCTCTGCGGGATTTGCAATTACAACCCTCTTTGGCTATATATTCGAAGGCCCAATGATGCAAACCCTCAAGGAGAGAAAGATGAAATTACTTAAAAAAAGACTCAACAACCATCATATAGTATGCGGATACGGTGCAATTGGAAAAGAAGTCGTAGAAGAGTTCAACCGTGCCGGAATATACCATGTTCTAATAGACAAAAATATGCCAGAAGAAATCATAAATAACCCCGGCTACTCTATCCCCATTGCAGGAGATGCCAACGACGAAGAAGTCCTTAAAGATGCCCATATAGAAAATGCCAATAGCCTCATAGCCACACTCAATGATGATGTGGGCAACCTATTCCTGGTAATGACAGCACGCCAGCTTAACCCCAATATCAAGATAATAACAGAAGCAACAGAAGAAATGTCTGTAAAAAAACTGCGCCGCGTAGGAGCAGACATCGTCATAACACCTTATAAGATTGTAGGCAAAAGAATAGTCCAGAGCCTCTTAAAACCCAGCCTTACCCACTTTCTGGATATTGTATCGGATAAGGACCCCGATAAAACACTCAAAATAGAAGAATTCAAAATTCCAGCAAAATCAAAACTCATAGGAAAAAGCCTCAAAGAAACCGATATAGGCAGGCAGACCGGAGCAATAATCCTTGCCATAGCAGACCAACACGGCAAAGTGAGATCCAACAGTAACGAACGGGAAAATATAGCTGGTATCGCTTTGCAACAAGGTGATAGCCTCATAGCAATCGGAAACGATGAGCAGCTAAAGAAATTGGAAACCTTCTTAAATACTTGA
- a CDS encoding MATE family efflux transporter: MRILPVLKPSPLFFKRVFVLALPIASQNLLFSSLNMLDIFMIGQLGTDPVSSVSLANQVSFIVFLFIFGIGTGSSVFWAQFWGAGNKKDMHAVMGIALTAGLTMSLFVSLLVFMFPGDIFSFLSPDNNVRKLGADYLKWMWPTYPFTAVSLIYAIALRSTGNARLPFLISSLSLLINTVGNYILIFGKIGFPAMGVEGAAIATLIARATEAFLTVFFVYARKTAFAAPLKNLFSASTHLIKDYIKKVWPVVTNELGWSLGMSAYQVIFARVSTDMVAANTLAGTLINFAVVFFVGSSNACGVMIGNALGAHRTKRAKSYAKAFAVWAFLLGVFFGLLLILASDIFSRLFNISTNARYLLRVYIILFGCFMGFKIFNWHTVVGIFRSGGDTSFCMLMELGSVWLIGVPLVFLSALIWDLSFFWIIFLMQTEELVKFFIGLWRFVSGKWIKMVGGKIITEPYEPHEQMLEP, translated from the coding sequence ATGCGTATTTTGCCGGTTTTAAAGCCGTCTCCGCTATTTTTTAAAAGGGTTTTTGTTCTTGCACTTCCAATTGCCTCACAAAATCTGCTTTTTTCTTCTCTTAATATGCTGGATATTTTTATGATTGGACAGCTGGGGACAGATCCTGTAAGTTCTGTATCACTTGCCAACCAGGTTTCTTTTATTGTTTTTCTTTTTATTTTTGGTATTGGTACAGGCTCGTCTGTATTTTGGGCTCAGTTTTGGGGTGCGGGAAATAAAAAGGATATGCATGCTGTTATGGGGATTGCTTTGACAGCAGGTCTTACTATGTCTCTTTTTGTTTCTCTTCTTGTTTTTATGTTTCCTGGAGATATATTTTCCTTTCTTTCTCCTGACAACAACGTAAGAAAGTTGGGTGCAGATTATCTCAAGTGGATGTGGCCAACCTATCCCTTTACTGCGGTTTCTCTTATCTATGCGATTGCTTTGCGTTCCACGGGAAATGCCAGATTGCCTTTTCTGATTTCTTCTTTGTCACTTCTCATCAATACTGTAGGAAACTATATTCTTATATTTGGCAAGATTGGTTTTCCTGCCATGGGTGTCGAGGGTGCTGCTATCGCAACTCTTATTGCACGTGCAACAGAGGCCTTTCTGACTGTTTTTTTTGTTTATGCAAGAAAGACGGCATTTGCAGCACCTCTCAAAAATCTTTTTTCTGCTTCTACGCATCTTATCAAAGATTATATAAAAAAAGTCTGGCCTGTTGTTACTAATGAGCTTGGCTGGTCTCTTGGTATGAGTGCATATCAAGTGATATTTGCCCGTGTTAGCACAGACATGGTAGCTGCCAACACCCTTGCTGGTACTCTTATCAATTTTGCAGTTGTATTCTTTGTGGGAAGTAGCAATGCTTGTGGCGTTATGATTGGCAATGCTCTAGGTGCTCATAGGACAAAGCGTGCAAAATCCTATGCAAAGGCCTTTGCTGTATGGGCATTTTTGTTGGGTGTTTTTTTTGGTTTGCTTTTGATTCTTGCCTCTGATATTTTTTCCCGCTTGTTTAACATTTCTACAAACGCGCGCTATCTTCTTAGAGTTTATATCATTCTCTTTGGTTGCTTCATGGGCTTTAAGATTTTTAACTGGCATACGGTTGTGGGAATATTCCGTTCTGGTGGTGACACCTCCTTTTGTATGCTGATGGAACTGGGCTCTGTCTGGTTGATTGGAGTGCCGCTGGTCTTTTTGTCTGCTCTCATATGGGATTTGTCCTTTTTCTGGATTATTTTTCTCATGCAGACCGAGGAGCTAGTCAAGTTCTTTATAGGCCTATGGCGTTTTGTATCGGGCAAGTGGATAAAGATGGTAGGTGGAAAAATCATAACAGAACCCTACGAGCCTCACGAGCAAATGCTGGAACCTTGA
- a CDS encoding DUF2259 domain-containing protein, which translates to MKKTLIPLVLLLAIFSLYAGDAASFVNLGFSGDGNTFMFGIHGITQKDSYPYAEMYVVDVADNDFVPAGVKKKTYPVSFLPGQDSVAALLNLLEDNISLTKKYGIDHLNQGRLLYILANGAEPKDYIEFRDFYTSEEYHVTLVQTKKGSKESSQASFHIQLTKIDKSKNSITAVIGLPNYFRKGVMEYRIRQIILAPDNASLVFVVEKYYYDTDGPTIKYMVETYTP; encoded by the coding sequence ATGAAGAAAACCCTTATCCCCCTTGTACTCTTATTGGCAATATTTTCTCTATATGCAGGTGATGCCGCAAGTTTTGTTAATCTTGGATTTTCCGGGGATGGCAACACCTTTATGTTTGGCATACATGGCATAACCCAGAAAGATTCCTATCCCTATGCGGAGATGTATGTAGTTGATGTCGCTGATAACGATTTTGTTCCTGCTGGAGTAAAGAAAAAGACATATCCGGTAAGTTTTTTGCCTGGCCAGGACAGCGTTGCGGCTCTTCTTAACCTGTTGGAAGACAACATCAGTCTTACAAAGAAGTATGGTATAGACCATCTCAATCAGGGCAGGCTTCTTTACATTCTTGCTAACGGAGCAGAGCCCAAGGACTACATAGAGTTTAGGGATTTTTACACATCCGAGGAATATCATGTAACGCTTGTCCAAACAAAAAAAGGAAGCAAAGAAAGCAGTCAGGCTTCTTTTCATATCCAGCTCACAAAGATAGATAAAAGCAAAAACAGTATAACAGCTGTGATAGGCCTTCCCAACTACTTTAGAAAGGGTGTCATGGAGTATCGCATAAGGCAGATAATCCTTGCACCGGATAATGCCTCCCTTGTGTTTGTTGTGGAAAAATATTACTACGATACGGATGGTCCTACTATAAAGTATATGGTAGAAACTTATACTCCTTGA